In one Erythrobacteraceae bacterium WH01K genomic region, the following are encoded:
- a CDS encoding gene transfer agent family protein, with amino-acid sequence MANGMRGEAELVVAGRTCLLRPTFTALVAAEEELGPLFALVERAGSGQLKLAEMAALFWHCLARPGALTRDDVGEAVMDAGLAACARPLRTLLGAILQGSS; translated from the coding sequence ATGGCCAACGGCATGAGGGGCGAGGCCGAACTGGTCGTCGCCGGACGCACCTGCCTGCTGCGCCCGACCTTCACCGCGCTGGTCGCGGCGGAAGAGGAGCTGGGCCCGCTGTTCGCGCTTGTCGAGCGGGCAGGTAGCGGACAGCTCAAACTGGCGGAGATGGCCGCGCTGTTCTGGCACTGCCTCGCCAGGCCAGGTGCGCTCACCCGCGACGATGTGGGCGAGGCGGTGATGGATGCGGGACTTGCCGCCTGTGCGCGGCCGCTGCGCACCCTTCTGGGCGCAATCCTGCAAGGCTCTTCGTGA
- a CDS encoding phage tail assembly chaperone, giving the protein MKTPGKASFAAGVPVLAGIASRHLGWSPPVFWAATPPELALSLTDPSAPRANLLARADLERMMEHDADG; this is encoded by the coding sequence GTGAAAACGCCCGGCAAGGCGAGCTTCGCGGCTGGCGTGCCGGTCCTGGCCGGAATTGCCTCACGGCACCTTGGATGGAGCCCGCCCGTCTTCTGGGCCGCGACTCCGCCGGAACTGGCGCTGAGCCTGACCGACCCGTCAGCACCGCGAGCAAATCTGCTGGCCCGCGCCGATCTCGAAAGAATGATGGAGCACGACGCCGATGGATGA
- a CDS encoding tail tape measure protein: MDDSVEEMLVEIRAGTQGFRTDIAQMRSSFDATLVDGFEKAGSVLERGLMGALRKGSIGFDDLKRTASAALDQIAAQALGLGLDRVFAGAGSRGNGAGLSGLLGGTLGALLGLPGRATGGPVAPGRGYVVGERGPELFVPTSAGRVEPTGGHGGARQVNVVIRLHGDKGATSPAAMQRSSRQVASALRRAIREN, encoded by the coding sequence ATGGATGATTCCGTAGAAGAAATGCTGGTCGAGATACGGGCCGGCACGCAGGGCTTCCGGACCGATATCGCACAGATGCGAAGCAGTTTCGATGCCACGCTGGTCGATGGATTCGAGAAAGCCGGCAGCGTGCTGGAGCGCGGCCTGATGGGCGCGCTGCGCAAGGGCAGTATCGGTTTCGACGACCTGAAACGCACTGCCAGCGCCGCGCTGGACCAGATCGCTGCCCAAGCGCTGGGACTGGGCCTCGACCGGGTGTTCGCAGGCGCCGGTTCCCGCGGAAACGGTGCGGGATTGTCCGGCCTGCTCGGCGGGACGCTGGGTGCCCTGCTTGGCCTGCCCGGGCGCGCCACCGGCGGGCCTGTCGCGCCCGGGCGCGGCTATGTCGTGGGCGAGCGCGGGCCGGAACTCTTCGTGCCGACCAGCGCCGGACGGGTCGAACCCACCGGCGGGCATGGCGGCGCGCGGCAGGTGAACGTGGTCATCCGGCTACACGGCGACAAGGGCGCGACATCGCCCGCCGCCATGCAGCGTTCCAGCCGCCAGGTCGCAAGCGCGCTTCGCCGCGCGATCAGGGAGAACTAG
- a CDS encoding DUF2460 domain-containing protein, whose translation MAFWLAKKRRGQETDFIQRFDPRFWTVNFPRPMMASVVTTGADGLRVDCEFHHEGELAGLIWDSEDTLDHPLLAYETRRDYAHCTLQFRWRSGGVVALDAAHGPTLTIEGRDAAGSPRSWYVRLWNYAEGTPEDAVIRLPFSQLQSGFVLPGEAVHPGDIDRMFISIVPPGFTEGSAEPLAARADGWVELSDIVCDGANAVIPVGDVMVPEHGERIATAYDDSFNQTPERIMRNITGLGYRDRLVHYVGMSHFFRLRREGEGLLVDPSGALCTPAICWHEAFFAACRAADIDPVVSLSYELFAEHCPLGWQQVDRFGNYARTGWDPPSALLSPAISAAMGYVRSVATHFVALQEAAGLPVLFQIGEPWWWVIPETGAICIYDAAMSDRNREEFGVLRGIDDVRGEIRGRFTAVLDLAGEVLAESTAALSSAVREAASGDAEILLLAFTPTILDPAMPDLYRANLPTGWAWPAFDRLQLEDYDWLTAGAEALRKSAYRTVDERLGYPLDRQDYLSGFVLRAEDASRFWPLIDDALDEARQRGVTQRYVWALPQVARDGYTRLPNQEDAAMQAFDDVLYPLALGRDAGVSPEFSTSVAVTSSGHERRNSLWSDARLSFDVGPGLRSEKELGTLIAFFRARRGAARGFRLPDPFDFSSNAMTGTPTPGDQHIGDGDGLSATFRLVKSYGEAGDPQIRPITRPRAGTVRVAVDGSETADWTLGDGGTIVFAQAPAQGSRITAGFLFDVPVRFAQDRLDVTGASFAVGEAPSVPLIEIREAT comes from the coding sequence ATGGCATTCTGGCTGGCGAAAAAACGCCGCGGGCAGGAAACCGATTTCATCCAGCGCTTCGATCCGCGGTTCTGGACCGTGAACTTTCCCCGCCCGATGATGGCCAGCGTGGTCACGACCGGGGCGGACGGGCTGCGGGTGGATTGCGAATTTCACCATGAAGGCGAACTGGCCGGGCTGATCTGGGACAGCGAGGACACGCTGGACCACCCGCTCCTCGCCTACGAGACACGGCGCGACTACGCCCACTGCACGCTGCAATTTCGCTGGCGGTCCGGCGGGGTCGTCGCGCTCGATGCGGCGCACGGCCCGACATTGACGATAGAAGGGCGCGATGCAGCCGGCAGCCCGCGCAGCTGGTATGTCCGGCTGTGGAACTACGCCGAGGGGACACCGGAAGACGCGGTCATTCGCCTGCCGTTCTCGCAATTGCAATCCGGCTTCGTCCTGCCGGGCGAGGCGGTGCATCCGGGCGACATCGACCGAATGTTCATCTCCATCGTGCCGCCGGGCTTTACCGAAGGCAGCGCCGAGCCTCTTGCCGCCCGTGCCGACGGCTGGGTGGAGCTGTCGGACATCGTTTGCGACGGCGCGAATGCCGTGATCCCGGTGGGCGACGTGATGGTCCCGGAACATGGCGAGCGGATTGCCACCGCCTATGACGACAGCTTCAACCAGACGCCCGAGCGGATCATGCGCAACATTACCGGCCTCGGCTACCGGGACCGGCTGGTTCACTATGTCGGCATGAGCCATTTCTTCCGGCTTCGCAGGGAAGGCGAAGGCTTGCTGGTTGATCCGTCGGGCGCGTTGTGCACTCCCGCCATCTGCTGGCACGAGGCGTTCTTCGCAGCCTGCAGGGCGGCGGATATCGACCCTGTCGTCTCGCTTTCCTACGAATTGTTTGCCGAGCATTGCCCGCTTGGTTGGCAGCAGGTCGACCGTTTCGGAAACTACGCGAGGACAGGCTGGGACCCGCCCTCTGCCTTGCTGTCGCCCGCAATTTCCGCGGCAATGGGTTATGTCCGGTCCGTCGCCACGCATTTCGTCGCCTTGCAGGAAGCAGCGGGGCTGCCCGTCCTGTTCCAGATCGGCGAGCCATGGTGGTGGGTGATCCCCGAAACCGGCGCGATCTGCATCTACGATGCCGCCATGAGCGATCGCAACCGCGAGGAATTCGGCGTGCTACGCGGGATTGACGACGTCCGCGGCGAGATACGCGGCCGGTTTACCGCGGTTCTCGACCTTGCCGGCGAGGTGCTGGCCGAGTCGACCGCAGCCCTCTCCTCGGCGGTGCGGGAAGCAGCTAGCGGCGATGCGGAAATACTCTTGCTGGCCTTCACGCCGACCATCCTCGATCCGGCCATGCCCGATCTATATCGCGCCAACCTGCCCACCGGCTGGGCCTGGCCCGCCTTCGACCGGCTCCAGCTGGAAGATTACGACTGGCTGACCGCCGGGGCGGAGGCACTTCGCAAATCTGCCTACCGGACGGTGGACGAGCGGCTGGGCTATCCGCTGGACCGGCAGGACTATCTTTCCGGTTTCGTGCTGCGGGCGGAAGATGCCTCGCGCTTCTGGCCGCTGATCGACGATGCGCTGGACGAGGCGCGGCAGCGCGGCGTCACCCAGCGCTATGTCTGGGCCCTGCCGCAGGTCGCGCGCGACGGATACACCCGCTTACCCAATCAGGAGGACGCCGCGATGCAGGCATTCGACGATGTGCTTTACCCGCTGGCGCTGGGCCGCGATGCCGGGGTCAGTCCCGAATTCTCGACCTCGGTCGCCGTGACGTCTTCGGGCCATGAAAGGCGCAATTCGCTATGGTCGGACGCCCGGCTCAGCTTCGATGTCGGCCCCGGCCTACGCAGCGAGAAGGAACTGGGCACGCTGATCGCCTTCTTTCGAGCCCGGCGCGGGGCGGCGCGGGGGTTTCGCCTGCCCGACCCCTTCGATTTCAGTTCCAATGCGATGACCGGCACGCCGACGCCCGGTGACCAGCATATCGGGGATGGCGACGGTCTCTCCGCGACGTTCCGGCTGGTGAAATCCTATGGCGAGGCAGGCGATCCGCAAATCCGCCCAATCACCCGCCCGCGCGCCGGAACCGTGCGCGTCGCGGTCGACGGCTCCGAAACTGCCGACTGGACGCTGGGCGATGGCGGGACGATCGTGTTCGCACAGGCTCCGGCCCAGGGTTCCCGCATCACTGCGGGGTTCCTGTTCGACGTGCCGGTGCGTTTCGCGCAGGACAGGCTGGATGTGACAGGC